A region from the Arthrobacter gengyunqii genome encodes:
- a CDS encoding prolyl oligopeptidase family serine peptidase, protein MTSSIPDQSAGPFADDEFLWLEDIYGDKQLDWVRAENKVTEDLLSETGFEDTEKRLLEVLDSTDRIPMAAKRGEHYYNFWRDAEHPKGLWRRTTWESYTTDNPQWEILLDVDELSRTEEMEWVWGGSAFLRPTDGGPYRRALVVLSPDGGDAARYREFDVVDRAFVPGGFDIPAAKNRISWAGPDELYVGTDFGTGSMTSSSYPRTSRILRRGMELADAVPYFEVPEDHMMAVVVHDQTPGFERDLAVDIVDFYNSSTFLRRDDAWLRLDVPLDVNVDVHRQWLVLRPRTDWELNGTVHAAGSLLAADLEAFLAGSRDLVTLFTPDPATSLQSWSWTRDYLLLNLLRDVSSQISVLDPANGWAASELEACPPLHSVDAYAVDDEDEEAGNDYWLISTGFLTPSTLSRGTLGSSAGGKTGGEPAAVVKTSPSFFDASSCTVEQHFAVSADGTRVPYFQVGPKGLVLDGGNPTLLNGYGGFEQALTPAYSGVVGRGWLERGTGAKRGGVYVLANIRGGGEYGPEWHRAALQENRHRAYEDFAAVAQDLIDRGVTSRAHLGCTGRSNGGLLVGNMLTTYPHLFGAVSCGVPLLDMRRYTKLSAGYSWIAEYGDPDDPKQWEFVQTFSPYHLLKEDAEYPPTLIWTATSDDRVGPVQARKMAARMKAMGVENVWFHEALEGGHAGASDNRQAARMHAMSYEFLWEALTGRLHRDGAA, encoded by the coding sequence ATGACTTCCTCGATTCCTGACCAGTCCGCCGGACCGTTTGCTGATGATGAGTTCCTGTGGCTGGAGGACATCTACGGCGACAAACAACTGGACTGGGTGCGGGCGGAGAACAAGGTCACCGAGGACCTGCTCTCCGAAACCGGCTTCGAGGACACCGAAAAGCGCCTGCTGGAAGTGCTGGACTCCACCGACCGCATACCCATGGCGGCCAAGCGGGGCGAACATTACTACAACTTCTGGCGCGATGCCGAGCATCCCAAGGGGCTGTGGCGCCGCACCACGTGGGAGAGCTACACCACCGACAATCCGCAGTGGGAAATTCTCCTGGACGTGGACGAACTTAGCCGCACAGAAGAAATGGAGTGGGTCTGGGGCGGTTCCGCGTTCCTTCGGCCCACCGACGGCGGCCCCTACCGGCGGGCGCTGGTGGTCCTCTCCCCCGACGGAGGCGACGCCGCCCGCTACCGCGAGTTCGACGTTGTCGACCGTGCCTTCGTCCCCGGGGGTTTTGACATCCCCGCGGCCAAGAATCGGATCAGCTGGGCCGGCCCGGATGAACTGTACGTCGGCACCGATTTCGGTACCGGCTCCATGACCAGCTCCTCGTATCCGCGCACCAGCCGGATCCTCCGCCGCGGGATGGAGCTCGCCGATGCCGTTCCGTATTTCGAGGTGCCGGAAGACCACATGATGGCGGTGGTGGTGCACGACCAGACCCCCGGTTTCGAACGGGACCTCGCGGTGGACATCGTGGACTTTTACAACAGCTCCACGTTCCTGCGCCGCGATGATGCCTGGCTGCGCCTGGACGTTCCGCTTGATGTGAACGTGGATGTGCACCGGCAGTGGCTCGTGCTGCGTCCCCGCACGGACTGGGAGCTGAACGGCACCGTGCATGCCGCCGGCTCGCTGCTGGCAGCGGATCTCGAAGCCTTCCTGGCCGGCAGCCGGGACCTGGTGACGCTTTTCACGCCGGACCCGGCCACCTCCCTGCAGTCCTGGAGCTGGACCCGGGACTACCTGCTGCTGAACCTGTTGCGCGACGTCTCCTCCCAAATCTCGGTGCTTGATCCGGCCAACGGCTGGGCCGCATCCGAGCTGGAGGCCTGTCCACCCCTGCACAGCGTCGATGCCTACGCCGTGGACGACGAGGATGAAGAAGCCGGCAACGATTACTGGCTCATCAGCACCGGTTTCCTGACGCCGTCCACGCTCTCCCGCGGAACACTTGGCAGCTCCGCCGGCGGGAAGACGGGGGGCGAGCCGGCGGCGGTGGTGAAGACGTCGCCGTCGTTCTTTGACGCTTCTTCCTGCACTGTGGAACAGCACTTTGCGGTGTCCGCTGACGGCACCCGGGTGCCCTACTTCCAGGTTGGTCCCAAGGGCCTGGTGCTCGACGGCGGCAACCCCACGCTGCTCAACGGTTACGGCGGCTTCGAGCAGGCATTGACCCCGGCTTACAGCGGAGTGGTGGGCCGCGGCTGGCTGGAGCGCGGCACCGGGGCAAAGCGCGGCGGCGTGTACGTCCTGGCAAACATCCGCGGCGGCGGTGAATACGGTCCCGAGTGGCACCGGGCGGCGCTGCAGGAGAACCGGCACCGCGCCTACGAGGATTTCGCGGCGGTAGCACAGGACCTGATCGACCGCGGCGTGACCTCCCGGGCGCATCTGGGCTGCACCGGACGCAGCAACGGCGGCCTGCTTGTCGGCAACATGCTCACCACGTATCCGCACCTGTTCGGCGCAGTGTCCTGCGGGGTGCCGCTGCTGGACATGCGCCGCTACACCAAGCTGTCCGCCGGGTACTCCTGGATTGCCGAGTACGGTGATCCAGACGATCCGAAGCAGTGGGAATTCGTGCAGACGTTCTCCCCGTATCACCTGCTCAAGGAGGACGCCGAATATCCGCCCACGCTGATTTGGACGGCCACCAGCGATGACCGCGTTGGCCCGGTGCAGGCACGAAAGATGGCAGCCCGGATGAAAGCCATGGGAGTGGAGAACGTCTGGTTCCATGAAGCACTGGAAGGCGGGCACGCCGGAGCATCCGACAACCGCCAGGCAGCCCGCATGCACGCCATGTCCTACGAATTCCTGTGGGAGGCGCTGACGGGCCGCCTGCACCGGGACGGCGCGGCCTAA